The Hyphomicrobiales bacterium genome contains the following window.
CGTTCAGCCGTGTCGCGAAGCCGCCTCGGTGTGTTGCCTTTTCCACCGCCATGTCGGTGCGCTTCCGTCCGTCAATCGAAGGGCTTGAGCCAATGCCGGGCGCAACGGCGCCGCGTCATGCCATTGAAACGGAAGACCGTTTAACAATGCTGAAGATGACGGCGAAAAATGATCTTTTTCGACGGTTCGCGAGGCGATCTTACGAATTGCTAAACAAGAGGTTAACGGCGTTACCCGCCGCAAATCGCCTACCTGACGCCTGCCTGACCCGCGGCGGTTTCGAGCCGGCCGGTAATCTGGTCGCGCAGCTCGTCGAAATAATCCTTCGAGTCGCCAGACCGCAGCGTCGGCTCGCATGCCGGCGAGCAGGTGTAGGTGTTGCGTTGCGGTCCGCGATGCATGGTGACCACCGACTGGGCGCCGAGTTTCACCTCCAGGATCCTGGAGATGATTTCCTCGCCGTTCCGGTCGAGCACGATGAGATTGGTGCTGCCGAAGCTCTTGCCGGTAATCACCAGCATGCGCTGATCCTGGATGGCGGCGTCGGCGATCATCGGATTGCCGATGATGACGGCAGATGCCGGCTGGTCGAGCCGCAAGAGCAGGGCGCGGTCGACTTCGAGGAGCATCTGTTCGTCGGCCAAGGGCGCGCCGATGGCGGGCGCGAGACTGGCCAATGTCAGGCCCAAGCTCAGGCACAGGGCCTTGGCGCCGCGCAGGTCTCGCCGCGCGGTGCGTGTGCGATGTGCAGGTTGCGGCTTCATGGATCAACCCTCCGGTTAGGACGCATATGCCTGCGCCCATTGAGGGTGAAAAAGGTGAAGGAATTGGAAATAAGTTCGCCGATCATGCGCCGCGCGCCGCGGGCGGAGAAAAAGGGGCATCTCAGCGGCCCTTCGAAGGCAGCATGCCGCCGGCGGCGCCGGGACGCAGGCTCAAGACATCGGTTGACCCGCGATGCAGTAATTTTTCTTACAATTCTTTCGATCGCATTGCGGCGATCATCTTAACCTCGATGTAACGCCTCCCGCGTAGGGTTGCTACCGGTTCAGTCTGACCGAAGAGGGTTGGTCAGCGAACCTGGTGCTGAGAGAAACCTGTGACAGGAAGGAATTTCCGATGAACAAGATGATTACTCGGTTCTGGAAGGACGAG
Protein-coding sequences here:
- a CDS encoding pilus assembly protein N-terminal domain-containing protein gives rise to the protein MKPQPAHRTRTARRDLRGAKALCLSLGLTLASLAPAIGAPLADEQMLLEVDRALLLRLDQPASAVIIGNPMIADAAIQDQRMLVITGKSFGSTNLIVLDRNGEEIISRILEVKLGAQSVVTMHRGPQRNTYTCSPACEPTLRSGDSKDYFDELRDQITGRLETAAGQAGVR